A genome region from Nycticebus coucang isolate mNycCou1 chromosome 4, mNycCou1.pri, whole genome shotgun sequence includes the following:
- the SEMA4C gene encoding semaphorin-4C, which produces MAPHWAVWLLAVGLWGLGIGAEVWWNLVPRKTVSSGELATVVRRFSQTGIQDFLTLTLTEQTGLLYVGAREALFAFSVEALELQGVISWEAPAEKKTECIQKGKSNQTECFNFIRFLQPYNTSHLYVCGTYAFQPKCTYIDKFTFTLERGEFEDGKGKCPYDPAKGHTGLLVDGELYSATLNNFLGTEPVILRNMGPHHSMKTEYLAFWLNEPHFVGSAYIPESVGSFIGDDDKIYFFFSERAVEYDCYAEQVVARVARVCKGDMGGARTLQRKWTTFLKARLVCSAPDWQLYFNQLQAMHTLQGTSWHNTTFFGVFRARWGDVDLSAVCEYQLEEIRRVFEGPYKEYREQAQKWGRYTDPVPSPRPGSCINNWHRRHGYTSSLELPDNTLNFIKKHPLMEEQVGPRWGRPLLVKKDTNFTHLVANRVTGLDGATYTVLFIGTGDGWLLKAVSLGPWVHLIEELQVFDQEPVESLVLSQSKKLLFAGSRSQLVQLPLADCIKYRSCADCVLARDPYCAWSVNTSRCVAVGGHSGSLLIQHVTISDTSGICNLRGSKKVRPTPKNITVVAGTDLVLPCRLSSNLAHARWTFGGRDLPAEQPGSFLYDARLQALVVMAAQPRHAGAYHCFSEEQGARLAAEGYLVAVVAGPSVTLEARAPLENLGLVWLAVVALGAVCLVLLLLVLSLRRRLREELEKGAKAAERTLVYPLELPKEPTSPPFRPGPETDEKLWDPVGYYYSDGSLKIVPGHARCQPAGGPPSPPPGIPGQPLPSPTRLHLGGSRNSNANGYVRLQLGGDDRGGLGHPLPELADELRRKLQQRQPLPDSNPEESSV; this is translated from the exons ATGGCCCCACATTGGGCTGTCTGGCTGCTGGCAGTGGGGCTGTGGGGCCTGGGCATTGGGGCTGAGGTGTGGTGGAACCTTGTGCCTCGGAAGACAGTATCTTCTGGGG AGCTGGCCACGGTGGTACGACGGTTTTCCCAAACGGGCATCCAGGACTTCCTGACTCTGACCCTGACGGAGCAGACGGGGCTTCTATACGTGGGGGCCCGTGAGGCCCTGTTTGCCTTCAGCGTGGAGGCTCTGGAGCTGCAAGGAGTG ATCTCCTGGGAGGCCCCAGCAGAGAAGAAGACGGAGTGTATCCAGAAAGGGAAGAGTAACCAG ACGGAGTGCTTCAACTTCATACGCTTCCTGCAGCCCTACAACACCTCCCACCTGTATGTCTGTGGCACCTATGCCTTCCAGCCCAAGTGCACCTACATC GACAAGTTCACCTTCACTTTGGAGCGTGGAGAATTCGAGGATGGGAAGGGAAAGTGTCCCTATGATCCAGCTAAGGGCCATACTGGCCTCCTTGTAG ATGGTGAGCTGTACTCAGCCACGCTCAACAACTTCCTGGGCACGGAGCCTGTTATCCTGCGTAACATGGGGCCCCACCACTCCATGAAGACAGAGTACTTGGCCTTCTGGCTCAATG AACCTCATTTTGTAGGCTCTGCCTATATACCTGAGAGTGTGGGGAGCTTCATAGGGGATGACGACAAAATCTACTTCTTCTTCAGTGAGCGGGCAGTGGAGTATGACTGCTATGCCGAGCAGGTGGTGGCTCGCGTGGCCCGTGTCTGCAAG GGTGACATGGGGGGTGCACGGACACTTCAGAGAAAGTGGACCACGTTCCTAAAGGCGCGACTAGTGTGCTCTGCCCCCGACTGGCAGCTCTACTTCAACCAGCTGCAGGCGATGCACACCCTGCAGGGCACCTCCTGGCATAACACTACCTTCTTTGGGGTTTTTCGGGCACGATG GGGTGATGTGGACCTGTCTGCAGTCTGTGAGTACCAGTTGGAAGAGATCCGGCGTGTGTTCGAGGGTCCCTATAAGGAGTACCGAGAGCAAGCCCAGAAGTGGGGCCGCTATACTGACCCAGTGCCCAGCCCTCGGCCTGGCTCG TGTATCAATAACTGGCACCGACGCCATGGCTACACCAGTTCTCTGGAGCTGCCTGACAATACCCTCAACTTCATCAAGAAGCACCCACTAATGGAGGAGCAGGTGGGGCCTCGGTGGGGCCGCCCCCTACTTGTGAAGAAGGACACTAACTTCACCCATTTGGTGGCCAACCGGGTTACAGGGCTTGATGGAGCCACCTATACAGTGCTGTTCATTGGCACAG GAGATGGCTGGCTGCTGAAAGCTGTAAGCCTCGGGCCCTGGGTTCACCTGATTGAGGAGCTGCAGGTGTTTGACCAGGAGCCAGTGGAAAGCCTGGTGCTGTCTCAGAGCAAG AAGCTGCTCTTTGCTGGCTCCCGCTCTCAGCTAGTCCAGCTGCCACTAGCAGACTGTATAAAGTACCGCTCCTGTGCAGACTGTGTCCTCGCCCGGGACCCTTACTGTGCCTGGAGCGTCAACACCAGCCGGTGTGTGGCTGTGGGTGGCCACTCTGG ATCCCTCCTGATCCAGCATGTGACAATCTCGGACACCTCAGGCATTTGTAACCTCCGTGGCAGTAAAAAAG TCAGGCCCACTCCTAAAAACATCACAGTGGTGGCAGGCACAGACCTGGTGCTGCCCTGCCGCCTCTCCTCCAACCTAGCCCATGCACGCTGGACCTTTGGGGGCCGGGACCTGCCTGCCGAACAGCCTGGCTCCTTCCTCTATGATGCCCGGCTTCAGGCCCTGGTGGTGATGGCTGCCCAGCCCCGCCATGCTGGGGCCTACCACTGCTTTTCAGAGGAGCAGGGGGCACGACTGGCTGCTGAAGGCTACCTTGTGGCTGTAGTGGCAGGCCCATCAGTGACCCTGGAGGCCCGGGCCCCCCTGGAAAACCTAGGGCTGGTGTGGCTGGCTGTGGTGGCCCTGGGGGCTGTGTGCCTAGTACTACTGTTGCTTGTTTTGTCCCTGCGTCGGCGGCTGCGGGAAGAGCTGGAGAAAGGAGCCAAGGCAGCTGAGAGGACCCTCGTATACCCTCTGGAGCTGCCCAAGGAACCCACCAGTCCCCCCTTCCGACCTGGCCCAGAAACAGATGAGAAACTTTGGGATCCTGTTGGCTACTACTATTCAGATGGCTCCCTTAAGATTGTGCCTGGACACGCCCGGTGCCAGCCTGCAGGGGGGCCCCCTTCTCCACCTCCTGGCATCCCAGGCCAGCCCCTGCCTTCTCCAACTCGGCTTCACTTGGGGGGCAGCCGGAACTCAAATGCCAATGGTTATGTGCGCTTACAGCTAGGAGGGGACGACCGGGGAGGGCTTGGACACCCCCTGCCTGAGCTCGCTGATGAACTGAGACGTAAACTGCAGCAGCGCCAGCCACTGCCGGACTCCAACCCTGAGGAGTCCTCAGTATGA